The Huiozyma naganishii CBS 8797 chromosome 3, complete genome genome contains a region encoding:
- the URA2 gene encoding bifunctional carbamoylphosphate synthetase/aspartate transcarbamylase (similar to Saccharomyces cerevisiae URA2 (YJL130C); ancestral locus Anc_1.223) gives MSIIPTAPVSFPIESTGDRLVTLELQDGTALQGYSFGAEKSTAGELVFQTGMVGYPESITDPSYEGQILVITYPLVGNYGVPDFSLEDEIVEQLPRYFESNRIHVAGLVIAHYTEKYSHFLAKSSLSQWLKKEGIPAVYGIDTRNLTKHLRDSGSMLGRLALQSPGTDSFEATQANWMSHFDIPEWVDPNVENLIAKVSTKEPKLYLPPTDNEYVKLQKGPDGKTLRILAIDVGMKYNQIRCFVKRGVELLVVPWDYDFTEEQYDGLFISNGPGDPAILNDLVKRLSSVIESKKTPIFGICLGHQLMARATGAETLKLQFGNRGHNIPCTSTISGRCYITSQNHGFAVDVDTLSNGWKPLFTNANDNSNEGIYHSELPFFSVQFHPESTPGPRDTEFLFDVFIQSVKEFKETGAYKPVDFPGGKIADNLAAHPLVESKKVLVLGSGGLSIGQAGEFDYSGSQAIKALKEEGIYTILINPNIATIQTSKGLADKVYFLPVTPEFVRKVILHERPDAIYVTFGGQTALSVGIAMKDEFESLGVKVLGTPIETIITTEDRELFSNAIDEINEKCAKSRAANSLEEALEAVEEIGFPVIVRAAYALGGLGSGFANNRQELIDLCNIAFASSPQVLVERSMKGWKEVEYEVVRDAFDNCITVCNMENFDPLGIHTGDSIVVAPSQTLSDEDYNMLRTTAVNVIRHLGVVGECNIQYALNPFSKEYCIIEVNARLSRSSALASKATGYPLAYTAAKLGLNIPLDKVKNSITQSTCACFEPSLDYCVVKMPRWDLKKFSRVSTLLSSSMKSVGEVMSIGRTFEEAIQKAIRSTEYSNLGFNETELDIDIDAELNNPSDLRVFAIANAFRKLGYSVEKVWEMTHIDKWFLNKLYNLTAFAKKVADIGAIEELSSDVMREAKQRGFDDRQIAKFLNSNEVAIRRLRKEMGITPFVKQIDTVAAEFPAHTNYLYMTYSASANDLDFNDHGVMVLGSGVYRIGSSVEFDWCAVTAVRTLRANKYKTIMINYNPETVSTDYDEADRLYFETISLERVLDIYEIEQSEGVVVSMGGQTSNNIAMSLHRENVKILGTSPDMIDSAENRFKFSRMLDQIDVDQPAWKELTSMDEAEDFANKVGYPVLVRPSYVLSGAAMNTVYSKNDLEAYLKQAVEVSRDYPVVITKYIENAKEIEMDAVARNGELVMHVVSEHVENAGVHSGDATLIVPPQDLAAETVDRIVVATAKIGKALKITGPYNIQFIAKDNEIKVIECNVRASRSFPFISKVVGVNLIELATKAIMGIPFDPYPVEKLPDDYVAVKVPQFSFPRLAGADPVLGVEMASTGEVATFGHSKYEAYLKSLLATGFKLPKKNILLSVGSFKEKQELLPSIEKLHNMGYKLFATAGTADFISEHNMPVQYLEVLNKGDDEKSEYSLTQHLANNNIDLYINLPSANRFRRPASYVSKGYQTRRMAVDYSVPLVTNVKCAKLLVEALSRHFTLDVSERDAQTSHRTVTIPGLIDVATYVPNSSNLTKGPEELNEISRLYLESGFTFNQIIPRSISGPTIRDVVSLKAAKVSCEDSSYTNYSFAVAGTPNNINVVGATAEQVSALFLPHRELKNKITAVAKLLKTWPNSKQVIAEAKTSDLASVLLLASLQDRPIHITGVANMDDLSLIMTVKEKDPRVTCDVNVYSMFITEEQYPEGVFLPTEKDQEFFWENLESIDCFSIGMLPTSLATITGNKVDVGLGIKDALPLLLSAVEEGKLTIQDIITRLHDNPVKIFNIPEQDALVEIDLDYQVNHTKRWSPYTKGFLAGGIERVVINNETCVLSGELIALKPAGTAVITEPVAETPAEAPTPLATKRFSVSGERPKIFESVEMAEDAIVEPSLEQRLMSSKPPRELTAPTALQNLIRGNNPFKGRHILSIKQFTRSDFHALFAVAQELQAAVAREGVLDLMKGHVLTTIFYEPSTRTCSSFIAAMERLGGRVVNINPNVSSVKKGETLQDTIRTLASYADAIVLRHPDEMSVHIAAKYSPIPILNAGNGSREHPTQAFLDLFTIREEIGTVNGITVTFMGDLKHGRTVHSLCRLLKHYQVRINLVSPKELRLPDLLRQELLDAGMLGVESVDLSPEIISKSDVLYCTRVQEERFVNKKDYERLKDAYIVDNRILAYAKEHMAIMHPLPRVNEIKEEVDYDHRAAYFRQMKYGLYVRMALLAMVLGVE, from the coding sequence atgtcCATAATTCCAACTGCTCCTGTCTCTTTCCCAATTGAATCTACCGGTGATAGGTTAGTAACCCTAGAACTGCAAGATGGGACTGCTTTACAGGGTTATTCATTTGGTGCTGAAAAATCTACCGCTGGTGAACTGGTCTTCCAAACTGGTATGGTTGGCTATCCTGAATCAATAACAGATCCATCTTACGAAGGGCAAATCTTGGTCATCACCTATCCGTTGGTTGGCAACTATGGTGTACCCGATTTTTCTCTGGAAGATGAAATTGTTGAGCAATTACCTCGCTATTTCGAAAGCAATAGAATCCACGTAGCTGGTTTAGTTATTGCCCACTACACCGAAAAATACTCTCATTTCCTAGCTAAGTCTTCCTTGTCGCAGTggttgaaaaaagaagggaTTCCAGCCGTTTACGGTATTGATACTAGGAACTTGACCAAACATTTGAGAGACTCGGGTTCAATGTTAGGTAGGCTTGCTTTGCAAAGTCCGGGAACAGACTCTTTTGAAGCTACTCAAGCCAACTGGATGTCACACTTTGACATCCCTGAATGGGTTGACCCAAACGTCGAAAATCTGATTGCCAAGGTATCCACGAAGGAACCAAAGTTATATTTGCCTCCAACTGACAATGAATATGTGAAGTTGCAAAAAGGGCCAGATGGGAAAACCTTGAGAATATTGGCAATTGATGTTGGTATGAAGTATAACCAAATCCGTTGTTTTGTCAAGAGAGGTGTAGAACTTCTAGTCGTTCCATGGGATTACGATTTTACCGAAGAACAATATGATGGTTTATTTATCTCGAACGGTCCAGGTGATCCAGCGATCTTAAATGATCTGGTGAAGAGATTATCTTCTGTAATTGAATCTAAGAAGACACCTATTTTCGGTATCTGTCTTGGTCACCAACTTATGGCCAGAGCTACGGGGGCGGAAACCTTAAAATTACAGTTTGGTAACCGTGGTCATAACATCCCCTGTACGTCTACTATCAGTGGTCGTTGTTACATCACTTCTCAGAACCATGGGTTTGCTGTCGACGTCGACACTCTGTCCAATGGCTGGAAGCCATTGTTCACGAATGCCAACGACAACTCTAATGAAGGTATATATCACTCTGAACTTCCATTCTTTTCCGTTCAATTCCATCCTGAATCTACGCCAGGGCCAAGAGACACCGAGTTCCTGTTCGATGTTTTCATTCAATCTGTTAAAGAGTTCAAGGAAACTGGTGCCTACAAACCTGTGGACTTCCCAGGGGGTAAGATTGCTGACAACCTTGCTGCCCACCCACTTGTTGAGTCCAAAAAGGTGTTGGTTCTGGGTTCCGGTGGTCTGTCCATTGGTCAAGCCGGTGAATTTGACTACTCCGGTTCTCAAGCTATAAAGGCTTTAAAGGAGGAAGGTATCTACACAATTTTGATCAATCCAAACATTGCTACCATCCAAACTTCTAAGGGTCTTGCCGACAAGGTTTACTTCCTGCCCGTCACCCCTGAATTTGTCAGAAAGGTCATCTTGCATGAACGTCCTGATGCAATTTATGTCACGTTCGGTGGTCAAACTGCTTTGTCAGTTGGTATTGCGATGAAAGACGAGTTTGAATCTCTCGGCGTAAAGGTTCTAGGTACGCCAATCGAGACGATTATTACCACCGAGGATCGTGAATTATTTTCTAATGCAATCGACGAAATTAATGAAAAATGCGCCAAGTCTCGTGCGGCTAACTCTTTGGAGGAAGCCCTAgaagctgttgaagaaatcggGTTTCCAGTCATTGTGCGTGCTGCATATGCGCTAGGTGGTCTTGGTTCTGGGTTTGCCAACAATAGACAAGAATTGATCGATCTATGTAACATTGCATTCGCGTCTTCGCCACAGGTTTTGGTTGAAAGATCCATGAAGGGGTGGAAGGAAGTTGAGTATGAAGTTGTTCGGGACGCCTTTGACAACTGTATCACCGTCTGTAAcatggaaaattttgatcCTTTGGGTATCCATACTGGTGATTCCATCGTCGTTGCCCCATCTCAAACTTTATCTGATGAAGACTACAACATGCTAAGAACAACCGCAGTGAATGTCATCAGACACTTGGGCGTCGTTGGTGAATGTAACATCCAATACGCATTGAATccattttccaaagagtaTTGCATTATCGAAGTTAACGCTCGTCTGTCTCGGTCCTCTGCTTTGGCTTCGAAGGCCACTGGCTATCCCTTGGCTTACACAGCTGCAAAATTAGGTTTGAATATTCCATTGGACAAGGTCAAGAACTCCATCACCCAGTCTACATGTGCTTGTTTTGAGCCATCTTTAGATTATTGTGTTGTCAAGATGCCAAGATGggatttgaaaaagttcaGCAGAGTTTCCACCTTATTGTCATCATCCATGAAGTCTGTTGGTGAAGTGATGAGTATAGGCAGAACgtttgaagaagcaattCAGAAGGCTATCAGATCCACCGAATACTCTAACTTAGGTTTCAACGAAACCGAACTAGATATTGACATTGAtgcagaattgaacaaccCTTCCGATTTGAGAGTATTCGCTATTGCTAATGCTTTCCGTAAATTGGGTTATTCTGTCGAAAAGGTTTGGGAAATGACGCATATTGATAAATGGTTTTTAAACAAATTGTACAATTTGACTGCCTTCGCCAAAAAAGTTGCTGATATCGGAGCCATCGAAGAATTATCTTCTGATGTCATGAGGGAGGCAAAACAGCGTGGTTTCGATGATAGACAAATTGCAAAGTTCTTAAACTCCAATGAAGTTGCTATTCGTCGTCTAAGAAAAGAGATGGGTATTACACCATTTGTCAAACAAATTGACACAGTCGCCGCTGAGTTTCCCGCTCATACCAACTATTTGTACATGACTTACAGTGCATCGGCTAACGATCTAGACTTTAATGATCATGGTGTCATGGTTTTGGGTTCTGGTGTTTACCGTATTGGTTCATCTGTTGAGTTTGATTGGTGTGCCGTTACTGCTGTCAGAACTCTCCGGGCCAACAAATATAAGACTATCATGATCAACTACAACCCTGAAACTGTATCTACAGATTACGATGAGGCTGATAGATTGTATTTCGAAACAATCAGTCTGGAAAGAGTGTTAGATATCtatgaaattgaacaatcTGAAGGTGTTGTGGTTTCCATGGGTGGccaaacttcaaacaatATCGCTATGTCTTTGCATCGTGAGAACGTTAAGATTCTCGGAACATCTCCAGATATGATTGACTCTGCTGAGAACCGTTTCAAGTTTTCTCGTATGTTGGACCAAATCGATGTTGATCAGCCGGCATGGAAAGAACTGACATCCATGGATGAGGCCGAAGACTTTGCCAACAAAGTTGGCTACCCGGTCTTGGTTCGTCCTTCGTATGTGCTTTCTGGTGCGGCTATGAATACTGTATACTCCAAGAACGACTTGGAAGCTTACCTGAAGCAAGCTGTAGAGGTTTCTCGTGACTACCCCGTTGTGATCACGAAATACATTGAGAACGCGAAGGAAATTGAGATGGACGCAGTGGCCAGAAATGGTGAACTAGTCATGCACGTGGTCTCTGAACACGTGGAGAATGCAGGTGTTCACTCTGGTGATGCTACGCTGATCGTTCCTCCCCAAGATTTGGCTGCTGAAACCGTTGACAGAATTGTTGTCGCTACTGCCAAAATTGGGAAAGCATTGAAAATTACTGGTCCTTACAACATTCAATTCATTGCGAAGGACAATGAAATCAAAGTGATAGAATGTAATGTCCGTGCCTCTCGTTCGTTCCCATTTATCTCGAAGGTTGTCGGGGTTAACCTGATTGAACTGGCGACAAAGGCCATCATGGGTATTCCGTTTGATCCTTATCCAGTTGAGAAGTTACCCGATGATTATGTTGCTGTTAAGGTTCCTCAGTTTTCTTTCCCACGTTTGGCTGGTGCTGACCCTGTTTTGGGTGTTGAAATGGCCTCCACTGGTGAGGTCGCCACATTTGGTCATTCCAAATATGAGGCATACCTGAAATCTCTCCTAGCTACAGGCTTCAAACTGCCTAAAAAGAACATTCTTTTGTCTGTGGGTTCCTTTAAGGAAAAACAGGAGCTGCTTCCatcaattgaaaaattacATAACATGGGTTACAAGCTGTTTGCAACTGCCGGTACAGCTGACTTCATTTCTGAACACAACATGCCTGTCCAGTATTTGGAAGTTTTGAACAAGGGCGACGACGAAAAGTCGGAGTACTCTTTGACTCAGCATCTCGCTAACAATAACATTGACTTATACATCAATCTACCCTCTGCTAACAGATTCCGTAGACCTGCATCCTACGTTTCTAAGGGGTACCAAACTCGTCGTATGGCTGTTGATTATTCCGTTCCTTTGGTCACTAACGTAAAATGTGCAAAGCTGTTAGTTGAAGCGTTATCAAGACACTTTACCCTTGACGTGTCTGAGCGTGATGCCCAAACCTCTCATAGGACTGTTACCATTCCAGGTTTGATAGATGTTGCCACGTACGTTCCAAATTCCTCCAATTTAACGAAAGGCCCAGAGGAACTGAACGAGATTTCTAGGTTGTACTTGGAATCTGGTTTCACATTCAATCAGATCATTCCACGGTCCATCAGCGGGCCAACTATCAGAGATGTTGTGTCTTTGAAAGCTGCTAAGGTATCATGCGAAGACTCTTCGTACACGAATTACTCTTTTGCCGTCGCAGGAACTCCAAACAACATTAATGTTGTTGGTGCGACTGCTGAACAAGTCAGCGCATTGTTTTTACCTCATCGTGAGctaaaaaacaaaattacAGCTGTTGCAAAGTTGTTAAAGACATGGCCAAACAGTAAGCAAGTTATTGCTGAGGCTAAAACTTCTGATTTAGCTTCCGTCTTGCTATTAGCCTCGTTACAAGATAGACCAATCCATATCACAGGTGTTGCGAACATGGATGATCTATCTTTGATCATGACGGTGAAGGAAAAGGACCCAAGAGTAACATGTGATGTCAACGTCTACTCTATGTTCATCACCGAGGAGCAATATCCAGAGGGTGTCTTCCTTCCAACAGAGAAAGACCAAGAGTTTTTCTGGGAAAATTTGGAGTCAATTGACTGTTTCTCCATTGGGATGCTACCAACGTCTCTAGCAACGATTACTGGTAACAAGGTTGATGTTGGCTTAGGTATCAAAGATGCCCTACCTTTGCTACTTTCTGCCGtcgaagaaggaaaatTGACAATTCAAGATATCATTACTCGTTTGCACGACAACCCAGTGaagatcttcaacatcCCAGAACAGGATGCACTTGTTGAGATTGACTTGGACTACCAAGTTAACCATACCAAGAGATGGTCGCCATACACGAAAGGCTTTTTAGCTGGTGGTATCGAGCGTGTTGTTATCAACAATGAAACATGTGTCTTGAGCGGGGAGTTGATTGCATTGAAACCAGCAGGCACAGCTGTGATAACCGAGCCAGTTGCAGAAACTCCAGCGGAAGCACCAACCCCACTTGCAACCAAAAGATTCTCCGTTTCTGGGGAAAGACCaaaaatctttgaaagtgttgagATGGCAGAAGACGCCATTGTGGAACCAAGTTTGGAACAAAGATTGATGTCTTCTAAGCCTCCAAGAGAACTTACTGCCCCAACTGCCCTACAGAATTTGATCCGTGGGAACAACCCATTCAAGGGCAGACATATTCTGTCCATCAAGCAGTTTACCCGTTCTGATTTCCATGCTTTATTTGCAGTTGCACAGGAATTGCAAGCTGCGGTTGCAAGGGAGGGTGTTTTGGATTTGATGAAGGGTCATGTTTTGACTACTATCTTCTACGAACCTTCCACCCGTACTTGCTCTTCGTTTATTGCTGCTATGGAAAGACTGGGTGGTAGGGTTGTAAACATCAATCCAAATGTCTCTTCGGTCAAGAAGGGAGAAACGTTGCAAGACACCATTAGAACTTTGGCTTCGTATGCAGACGCTATTGTCCTTCGTCACCCAGATGAAATGTCGGTCCATATTGCCGCGAAATATTCCCCAATCCCAATTTTGAACGCTGGTAATGGTTCTCGTGAACACCCAACCCAAGCGTTCTTGGATCTGTTCACCATCCGTGAAGAAATCGGTACTGTCAATGGTATCACTGTTACCTTTATGGGTGACTTGAAGCACGGTAGAACAGTCCACTCATTATGCCGTTTGTTGAAGCACTACCAAGTGAGAATTAACTTGGTTTCCCCTAAGGAATTGAGACTACCTGACTTGTTGAGACAAGAGTTGTTAGATGCCGGTATGCTGGGcgttgaaagtgttgatTTATCTCCGGAAATCATCTCAAAATCCGATGTCCTGTACTGTACCAGGgttcaagaagagagatttgtcaacaagaaggactACGAGCGCTTAAAGGACGCATACATCGTAGACAACAGAATATTGGCGTATGCTAAGGAGCACATGGCTATTATGCATCCTTTGCCTCGTGTCAACGAAATTAAGGAAGAAGTTGATTACGACCACCGTGCTGCCTACTTCAGACAAATGAAATACGGTCTATATGTCAGAATGGCACTATTGGCCATGGTTTTGGGGGTTGAATGA